Proteins from a genomic interval of Lathamus discolor isolate bLatDis1 chromosome 19, bLatDis1.hap1, whole genome shotgun sequence:
- the MTCH1 gene encoding mitochondrial carrier homolog 1, producing MAAAESPLPPAAPAPPGGAAGPPKALLAALAAGLAAAGHPLLYVKLLVQVGHEPLPPTVGRNVLGRKVLYLPGFFTYARHIVEVDGKRGLFRGLTPRLISSTLSTITRGSVKKAFPLEDMEHVSNKDDVKTSLRKVVKETSHEMMMQCMSRVVSHPLHVISMRCMVQFIGREVKYSGVFSAIGRILKEEGILGFFVGLVPHILGDFIFLWCCNLLAHFISTYAVDDNFSQASVIRSYTKFVIGIAVSMLTYPFLLVGDLMAVNNCGLRAGLPPYAPAFTSWIHCWRHLSAQGQLFRGSSLLFRRAPIPAARFPID from the exons ATGGCGGCGGCGGAGTCACCGCTACCCCCGGCGGCGCCGGCGCCCCCTGGCGGTGCCGCGGGGCCCCCCAAGGCGCTGCTGGCGGCGCTGGCCGCGGGGCTGGCGGCCGCCGGGCACCCGCTGCTCTACGTGAAGCTGCTCGTGCAG GTCGGGCACGAGCCGCTACCTCCAACCGTTGGAAGAAATGTGCTGGGAAGGAAGGTCCTTTACCTGCCCGGCTTCTTCACCTATG CGAGACACATTGTGGAAGTGGATGGGAAGAGAGGCCTCTTCCGTGGTCTTACTCCTCGCCTCATCTCAAGCACTTTATCAACCATCACCAGGGGGAGTGTGAAGAAG GCCTTTCCACTGGAAGACATGGAGCACGTTTCTAACAAGGATGATGTGAAGACCTCCCTTAGGAAAGTGGTGAAAGAG ACCTCCCATGAGATGATGATGCAGTGCATGTCCCGCGTTGTCTCACATCCGCTGCACG TGATCTCTATGCGCTGCATGGTCCAGTTCATAGGCCGGGAAGTCAAGTACAG CGGTGTGTTCAGTGCCATTGGCAGGATACTTAAGGAAGAAGGGATCCTGGGATTCTTTGT GGGTTTAGTTCCTCACATCCTGGGGGACTTCATCTTCCTCTGGTGCTGCAACCTCCTGGCTCACTTCATCAGCACCTACGCTGTGGATGATAAC TTCAGCCAGGCATCAGTGATCCGGAGCTACACCAAGTTCGTGATAGGG attGCTGTGAGCATGCTGACGTACCCATTCCTTCTCGTGGGAGATCTCATGGCAGTGAACAACTGTGG GTTGCGTGCTGGCCTCCCTCCCTATGCTCCTGCATTTACATCCTGGATCCACTGCTGGAGGCATCTCAGTGCTCAG gggCAGCTGTTCCGTGGCTCCAGCCTGCTCTTCCGCAGAGCTCCCATCCCAGCCGCCCGCTTCCCCATTGACTGA